Proteins from one Nicotiana tabacum cultivar K326 chromosome 23, ASM71507v2, whole genome shotgun sequence genomic window:
- the LOC107807447 gene encoding uncharacterized protein LOC107807447: MGKIGCTIDGNLDDSKFSEPMPWIGIYVAGASAACALAMAMDVLHGLRRRKFWFPCNYFSLNATTLTLLAVATKLSVDLNTSMPRRQDQLTKLSSATLICTVISNFMPSLGLMENKELLMNIMALGIFVITAIVNIGIQLATGVIYVFCKEHIALMFLMLVLLLLLISSAVAIPTTKCYLDLKYNKRYKLANKECGITSKCTTENLKDELMKFWTMAYTTSPHFVAGRLATCTASGGFCLLSTVIYAEAMLRSYLLHWSFNFCNGDSEYKWSTTLILVTQTVAIGVGTIAPAFRWFIAINYRCPRKTNNACKAKLFKVENYWIRILLQWKESPLDFRICGRHGRKFAHKTKNRLLDFCIWMQIMMVSLSKLVRLISTFSVSWLLISCRKAIRMLKCNTMVSSHDIESQASLKPDLSHYVLHLEGEEALIDLMMQSNRDVVGHWIGMGKKEQPKHLIQLLEKVKSSPGFRGVYEFDHAQIPSLDSEEPPNCWALPVVTLTSIAIALPDIDFHSIKELIRCVYEGLMYIKVVEENLDAGKDLVYIRKAAELVWVGVDLCYKWLDVDLRTTATEGQNPKDVLEGLSKKAKQRFAEFRKKDSNACLKESPSRWPTNMLAANCMYRVCQTLLQSSDRKELENSKIMFDRLSTMIVDVTGACLTNLQRVIPLQCHHSTIEERAKGVRSAVLLLGKAESILEILRSQPLPSSAPDQLAKIDHWRTHSKEVDYLSCSSNSPSNDTPTSQSSSDLHLTVD, translated from the coding sequence ATGGGGAAGATTGGTTGCACCATAGATGGCAACCTAGATGACTCAAAATTCAGCGAGCCAATGCCATGGATCGGTATCTATGTTGCAGGAGCATCTGCAGCTTGTGCGCTGGCTATGGCAATGGATGTCCTTCATGGCCTGCGCCGTAGAAAATTCTGGTTTCCTTGCAACTACTTCTCTCTCAATGCTACAACCTTGACACTTCTAGCTGTCGCCACCAAGTTGTCTGTTGATCTAAATACCTCCATGCCTCGTCGCCAAGATCAGCTGACAAAACTTAGCAGTGCTACTCTAATCTGTACGGTAATTTCTAATTTTATGCCTTCTTTAGGACTCATGGAGAACAAAGAGTTGTTGATGAACATAATGGCTTTGGGTATTTTCGTCATCACAGccattgtgaacattggtatacAATTAGCTACTGGTGTAATCTATGTTTTCTGCAAAGAGCATATCGCCCTCATGTTTCTTATGCTTGTTTTGCTTCTGCTACTGATCTCCTCAGCCGTGGCAATACCAACTACAAAGTGTTATTTGGACCTGAAATATAACAAGAGATACAAGTTAGCAAACAAAGAATGTGGGATCACCTCTAAATGCACAACTGAGAACCTGAAGGACGAGCTGATGAAATTCTGGACCATGGCCTATACCACTAGCCCCCACTTCGTGGCGGGGCGCTTAGCAACATGCACTGCATCTGGAGGTTTCTGCCTTCTGAGCACAGTAATTTATGCTGAGGCCATGCTTAGGTCTTACCTTCTTCATTGGAGCTTCAACTTTTGCAATGGAGACTCTGAATACAAGTGGTCCACAACCTTGATTCTTGTAACTCAGACTGTGGCAATAGGCGTAGGAACAATTGCGCCAGCTTTTAGATGGTTCATAGCCATAAATTACCGCTGCCCCAGAAAAACAAATAATGCCTGCAAAGCCAAGTTGTTCAAAGTGGAGAACTACTGGATCCGCATCCTGCTTCAATGGAAAGAATCCCCGTTGGATTTCAGAATTTGTGGCCGGCATGGTAGAAAATTTGCTCATAAAACAAAGAACAGACTTCTAGATTTCTGTATTTGGATGCAAATTATGATGGTGTCACTCAGTAAGCTAGTTCGGCTCATTTCCACTTTCTCTGTAAGTTGGTTATTGATAAGCTGTCGGAAAGCAATCAGGATGCTGAAATGCAACACTATGGTGTCAAGTCATGATATAGAGTCGCAAGCCAGTCTAAAGCCAGATCTTAGCCACTATGTTTTACACCTTGAAGGAGAGGAAGCATTAATTGATTTGATGATGCAAAGCAACCGTGATGTGGTAGGTCACTGGATCGGGATGGGGAAAAAGGAGCAGCCTAAACATCTTATACAACTTCTGGAGAAGGTGAAGTCATCACCCGGATTCAGGGGAGTGTATGAATTTGACCATGCTCAAATTCCTTCTTTAGATTCGGAAGAACCTCCTAATTGCTGGGCTCTTCCCGTAGTGACGCTGACAAGCATCGCAATTGCACTTCCAGACATTGATTTCCACTCAATCAAGGAATTAATAAGGTGTGTGTATGAAGGTCTCATGTACATCAAAGTTGTGGAAGAGAACCTGGATGCCGGAAAAGACCTAGTATACATCAGGAAGGCGGCAGAGTTGGTGTGGGTAGGAGTTGACTTATGCTACAAGTGGCTGGATGTCGATCTCCGCACGACAGCCACTGAAGGACAAAATCCAAAAGACGTGCTTGAAGGACTCTCTAAGAAAGCAAAGCAAAGATTTGCCGAATTTAGAAAGAAAGATTCGAATGCTTGTTTAAAGGAATCACCCTCAAGATGGCCTACCAATATGTTGGCAGCAAACTGTATGTACAGAGTATGTCAAACTCTTCTGCAAAGTTCTGATAGGAAAGAGTTAGAGAATAGCAAAATCATGTTCGACAGATTGTCAACCATGATCGTGGATGTAACAGGCGCTTGTCTTACCAACCTACAAAGAGTTATACCCCTGCAATGCCACCATAGCACTATTGAAGAGAGAGCAAAAGGTGTCCGCTCTGCCGTCTTACTTCTGGGGAAAGCAGAGAGTATTCTAGAAATTCTTCGTTCACAGCCACTTCCAAGTTCAGCACCAGATCAACTGGCAAAAATTGATCATTGGCGTACACATAGCAAAGAGGTAGACTACCTCTCCTGCAGTAGTAATTCACCCTCAAATGATACTCCAACTTCCCAAAGTTCATCTGACTTACATCTAACAGTGGACTAA